A stretch of Methanobrevibacter sp. YE315 DNA encodes these proteins:
- a CDS encoding 4'-phosphopantetheinyl transferase superfamily protein, which produces MIKVAYCNIDELDLSKTYGLLPETRKNKVDNFKFEKDKKLSAGAYFLLDKLLKEECIENPIFEIGEFGKAYISNYENIYFNLSHSGKLVACAISDREVGLDIELIDYSIELDIAKNFFFNSEYKNIIKSKNPQDEFFRYWVLKESYMKYTGLGFNLDLDKFEIILDKEIRLKNDNDDLKFSLFDLNDYKLAVCAKSNVKDVIKYSVDDLFQI; this is translated from the coding sequence ATGATAAAAGTAGCTTATTGCAATATTGATGAGTTAGATTTATCTAAAACATATGGATTATTACCTGAAACTAGAAAAAATAAGGTTGATAACTTTAAATTTGAAAAAGATAAAAAACTCAGTGCTGGAGCTTATTTTCTTTTAGATAAATTGCTTAAAGAAGAATGCATTGAGAATCCTATTTTTGAAATTGGTGAATTTGGTAAGGCATACATCTCAAATTATGAAAATATTTATTTTAACCTAAGCCACTCAGGCAAACTGGTTGCCTGTGCAATATCCGACCGTGAAGTTGGGCTTGATATTGAGCTAATAGATTATTCAATTGAATTGGATATAGCGAAAAATTTCTTTTTTAACAGCGAATACAAAAACATTATCAAATCCAAAAATCCCCAAGATGAATTCTTCAGATATTGGGTTTTAAAAGAAAGCTATATGAAATATACTGGTTTGGGTTTTAACTTGGATTTAGATAAATTTGAAATAATTTTAGACAAAGAAATCAGACTTAAAAATGATAATGACGATTTGAAATTTTCATTGTTTGACCTTAATGACTACAAACTAGCGGTTTGCGCAAAATCCAATGTTAAAGATGTCATTAAATATTCAGTTGATGATCTATTCCAAATCTGA
- a CDS encoding ATP-binding protein, translating to MNSITLKPELNELYTLNEFILNELPEENLQVNLIIEEIFVNIVNYSKTKLIKVNAKCEDTTLTIEFIDNGIEFNPLLKEKPEPPYDIDDARIGGLGIFLTKELSDGIYYNHVNGENHLKIIKKLK from the coding sequence ATGAACTCAATAACCCTAAAACCAGAATTAAATGAATTATATACTTTAAACGAGTTTATTTTAAATGAACTTCCTGAAGAAAACCTTCAGGTAAATTTAATTATTGAAGAAATTTTTGTCAACATTGTCAATTATTCAAAAACAAAACTCATTAAAGTTAATGCGAAATGTGAAGATACTACATTAACAATTGAATTTATTGACAACGGCATAGAATTCAATCCTCTACTTAAAGAAAAACCTGAACCCCCCTATGATATTGATGATGCTAGAATTGGGGGTCTTGGAATATTTTTAACAAAAGAACTGTCCGATGGCATTTATTACAATCATGTCAATGGAGAAAATCATTTGAAAATTATTAAAAAATTGAAATAA
- a CDS encoding non-ribosomal peptide synthetase, whose translation MDVIVQKYYYDLISSFDFATTISPDVKDKETKYEIKSTYYNEKIKELKKEFDSSERDLFLSVFLFNLVKFSFSKDILIAYNKQAAGYHFDTDLTVEEYIYDFKSQFKDFHDYDYLDFESEILFSTQDYNKEDYKFIFSYDEKEITVEYDSAYYSDELIDAFLSAFNVLIEKFSSNHHESLKNISIVENIDLDEGFEVKLANEGLINKIFENAVSEDPDKVILYTEDGEFTYDELNKKANRIANALLKRGLEVEDRVMLMMRRNSELIASVLGTVKAGGAFIPIDPNYPKHRIDQMLEDSESKFVITNKDVTYEGENGVHVSKLLEEEDDTNPDVELTPDNLCFLIYTSGSTGKPKGVMITHRGISNYIANHPENVPIYELNRRCTKFVSISMISFIVFLREIFGTILNGLPVVFTNDEQLVNPLEFYKLFKQHNADAFGGTPTRLIEYLSIKEIQELVKECKIIVVGGEGFPPILYDRLREFTDADIYNSYGPTEVTIASHYKLIDSNEITAGWKMLNVVDKIMDIDGNQLPPYVPGDVYVGGAGIARGYINNPEQTEKVFMTLNGIPYYNTGDYCKKDKDGELYVLGRNDGQIKLRGLRIEPSEIETLIAKFDNVLISKVLIKKVNETDYLCAYFTATEKINIEDLKQHLLDNLPAYMLPSFFTQLDAFPKTPNGKTDFKNLPDPQLDMEEFIDPRNDIEQGIFDIVSELLGTDDFGINTDLFKVGLTSLSVVQLVSAVYEQFNTQLMVTDVMKYKTIENIAKHINFVEEESQDLQDLYPLTQNQLGVYFDCLKNPEKLSYNIPKKIEFNSEIDADKLKQAICKAIDNHPYLKAKIVMYEGGVYQQRREIEVDDLIEIVDGEVDIKDFIKPFNLEEDLLFRFKIVNSSVLLADFHHIIVDGTSLNILFDEIAKIYDGKEYELEEVDGFDYSLNEAKIESSSMYKESELFFFNKIKEFDEATLMTPDLSGDEHEGVGLEKILSLDKNRIDDFCNKVSITQNNLFLAATSFVLSKFAYDKNLLIATITNGRFNPNQQKTLAMMVKTLPLALNLNSDLTIAEFFEYINKEWFDVLSHSSYPLTKISDGYGIVPEFVYAFHGNIVEDIEIAGQTVKRQSLDEDNLKFKLNLNVVENGGEYDVSMKYNDQLYSSSLIQTFLDSFSVIINKFTTFSQDTPLKDISIVDSKDLSIDDLDFQELEEYRLNKIFEKQVELHPDEIAIYAEDGDYTFSEINTRANKIANALIKRGVGAEDKVMFILKRDSNVFASIFGILKSGAAFIPVDSDYPKDRVEHVLTDSDAKFIIIDDIVDIKNIDLSEYSDNLIQISELLEETDDSNPDPELKGDNLAYIIYTSGSTGLPKGVMIEHRNLANFVYPDPRSVYTYELATNGKKEGYIALSISTVAFDMLHQETMTALMNGIPIAFANDVEYKDSLALCELIKRTGANVYSGTPSRLLHYFELEDLGKEFSKFKILSIGGEGFPPQLLDILDNLDAKVYNMYGPTETTVVCNAHLIDDGKLNIGKPYFNVFESIMDLDGNPLPPNVMGELYIAGGGVSRGYLNRPENNAKAYVEINGIRFYRSGDYAKVDEDGNISIHGRLDNQIKLRGLRIEIGEIESVISEFEPINSVAVVVKKIKNNDHLCAYFTVNEKYKAKYRDSNEFSFDIEELKAVLSEKLTYYMVPTVYMELDEMPQTLNGKTDLKNLPEPELISEYVAPKNEVEGFFANVFAEILDLDEVSVTDNFFEIGGTSLLVTKITMEALNRGYELTYGDVFKNPTPRLLSELISSNHFTESSEEIKYDYSGIDNLLKKNNLTSFINGELEDDLGDVLLTGATGFLGIHVLRELLESETGKIYCLLRSKAHLSATDRLKSLVFYYFEDSVDENIFDERVEVIEGDITDFKYFENIVSLNIDTVVNCAANVKHFSSGTDIEDINLGGVINGLKFAKMKNAKYVQVSTYSVAGESINNFPPLDVAFTENDLFIGQGIDNQYISSKFLAERAVLEAAVEDDLDVKIMRVGNLMARSSDSEFQINFESNGFINRLKAFITMGKMPYEMLSNNVEFSQIDRTAKSIIALAKTPKDCVVFHPYNSHNITFADIIEIIRPLGLIIDPCEDEEYENALKEALADKSKQDGVSGLITSVGSGKVKKQWLAVDNNYTTQVLYRLGINWPLISEKYIYTFVKYLDDLDFFNVGD comes from the coding sequence ATGGATGTTATAGTACAAAAGTATTATTATGATTTGATAAGTTCTTTTGATTTTGCAACTACAATTTCACCAGATGTAAAAGATAAAGAAACAAAATATGAAATTAAATCAACTTATTATAATGAAAAAATTAAGGAACTAAAGAAAGAATTTGATTCTTCAGAAAGAGATCTTTTTTTATCAGTATTTTTATTTAATCTAGTCAAATTTTCATTTTCAAAAGATATTTTGATAGCTTACAATAAGCAAGCTGCAGGATATCATTTCGACACGGATTTGACTGTTGAAGAGTATATCTATGATTTCAAATCCCAATTTAAGGATTTTCATGATTATGATTATTTGGATTTTGAAAGCGAAATCCTATTTTCAACACAGGATTACAATAAAGAAGATTACAAATTCATCTTTTCATATGATGAAAAGGAAATAACTGTCGAATATGATTCAGCATACTACTCCGATGAGCTGATTGACGCATTTTTATCTGCATTCAATGTCCTGATTGAAAAATTCAGCAGCAATCATCACGAATCATTAAAGAACATTTCCATCGTGGAAAACATTGATTTGGATGAAGGCTTTGAAGTCAAATTAGCAAATGAAGGATTGATAAATAAGATATTTGAAAATGCCGTTAGTGAAGATCCTGATAAGGTGATTTTATACACTGAAGATGGGGAATTCACTTACGATGAGCTTAATAAAAAAGCCAATAGGATAGCTAATGCATTGCTCAAAAGGGGTCTTGAAGTTGAAGATAGGGTAATGCTCATGATGAGGCGTAACAGCGAATTGATAGCCAGCGTACTCGGTACTGTTAAAGCGGGTGGGGCATTCATCCCAATCGATCCGAACTATCCGAAACATAGAATTGACCAAATGCTTGAAGATAGTGAATCCAAATTTGTTATAACCAATAAGGATGTTACCTACGAAGGCGAAAACGGAGTGCACGTATCAAAATTGCTTGAAGAAGAAGATGATACAAATCCTGATGTTGAACTAACTCCTGATAACCTATGTTTCCTGATTTACACTTCAGGATCCACAGGAAAACCAAAAGGGGTCATGATTACACATAGGGGAATTTCCAATTATATTGCAAATCATCCGGAAAACGTTCCGATTTATGAACTCAACAGAAGATGTACTAAGTTCGTATCAATTTCCATGATTTCATTCATTGTATTTTTAAGAGAAATATTCGGAACAATCCTCAATGGTTTGCCGGTCGTATTTACCAATGATGAACAGCTTGTAAATCCATTGGAATTCTACAAGCTATTTAAGCAGCACAATGCTGATGCATTCGGTGGAACTCCAACAAGATTAATCGAATATTTAAGCATTAAGGAAATTCAAGAATTAGTGAAAGAATGTAAAATCATAGTTGTCGGGGGAGAAGGATTCCCTCCAATATTATATGACAGATTAAGAGAATTCACCGATGCGGATATCTACAACTCCTATGGGCCAACAGAGGTTACTATAGCTTCTCATTATAAATTAATCGACAGCAATGAGATTACTGCCGGTTGGAAGATGTTGAATGTTGTTGATAAGATAATGGATATTGACGGCAATCAGTTACCTCCTTATGTTCCCGGTGATGTCTATGTTGGCGGTGCGGGAATAGCCAGGGGTTATATTAACAATCCTGAACAAACCGAAAAGGTATTCATGACTTTAAACGGAATTCCTTATTATAATACTGGTGACTACTGTAAAAAAGACAAAGACGGCGAATTATACGTTTTAGGTCGTAATGATGGACAGATTAAACTCAGAGGATTAAGAATCGAACCTTCAGAAATTGAAACATTGATTGCGAAATTTGACAATGTTCTGATTTCAAAAGTGTTGATTAAGAAGGTCAATGAAACAGATTATCTGTGCGCATATTTCACAGCAACTGAGAAAATAAATATTGAAGATTTAAAACAGCATTTATTAGATAATCTGCCTGCATATATGCTTCCATCATTCTTCACACAATTGGATGCATTTCCAAAAACTCCAAATGGAAAGACAGACTTCAAAAACTTGCCTGATCCTCAATTGGATATGGAAGAGTTCATCGATCCTAGAAATGATATTGAACAAGGAATATTTGACATTGTTTCTGAATTGTTAGGCACAGACGATTTCGGTATAAACACAGACTTATTTAAAGTTGGTTTGACTTCATTATCTGTAGTTCAGCTAGTTTCTGCCGTTTATGAGCAATTCAATACACAATTGATGGTTACCGACGTGATGAAATATAAAACCATTGAAAATATTGCTAAACATATTAATTTCGTTGAAGAGGAGTCACAAGATTTACAGGATTTATATCCATTAACTCAGAATCAATTGGGAGTTTACTTTGATTGTTTGAAAAATCCGGAAAAACTATCATATAATATTCCTAAAAAAATCGAGTTTAATTCTGAAATCGATGCGGATAAATTAAAACAGGCAATTTGCAAAGCTATTGATAACCACCCTTATCTAAAAGCAAAAATCGTGATGTATGAAGGTGGAGTTTATCAACAAAGAAGGGAAATTGAAGTTGATGATTTAATTGAAATTGTCGATGGTGAAGTTGACATTAAAGACTTTATAAAACCATTCAATCTTGAAGAGGACTTGTTATTCAGATTTAAAATTGTAAATAGTTCAGTTTTACTTGCTGATTTCCACCATATAATTGTTGACGGTACTTCATTAAACATATTGTTTGATGAAATTGCAAAAATCTATGATGGCAAGGAATATGAATTGGAAGAAGTGGATGGTTTCGATTATTCATTAAATGAGGCCAAAATTGAAAGTTCTTCAATGTATAAAGAATCAGAACTATTTTTCTTCAATAAAATTAAAGAGTTTGATGAAGCAACTTTAATGACTCCTGATTTGAGTGGTGATGAGCATGAGGGTGTTGGTTTAGAGAAGATTCTTTCTTTAGACAAAAATCGTATTGATGATTTCTGTAATAAAGTGTCTATCACTCAAAATAATTTATTCTTGGCGGCAACCTCTTTTGTATTGTCCAAATTTGCTTATGATAAGAATTTATTGATTGCAACAATAACTAATGGTAGGTTCAATCCAAATCAGCAAAAAACATTGGCAATGATGGTTAAAACACTGCCATTGGCTTTGAATTTAAATTCTGATTTAACTATTGCAGAGTTCTTTGAATATATAAATAAGGAATGGTTTGATGTATTGTCCCATTCTTCTTATCCTTTAACAAAAATTTCCGATGGATATGGAATTGTTCCGGAATTCGTCTATGCATTCCACGGCAATATTGTTGAAGATATTGAAATTGCAGGACAAACTGTCAAAAGACAGTCTTTAGATGAAGATAATCTTAAGTTTAAATTAAACTTAAATGTTGTTGAAAATGGCGGCGAATATGATGTTTCAATGAAATATAATGATCAATTATATTCCTCTTCATTAATTCAAACATTTTTAGATAGTTTTTCAGTAATTATAAACAAATTCACAACTTTCAGTCAAGATACTCCTCTGAAAGACATTTCAATTGTTGATTCTAAAGATTTATCAATTGATGATTTGGATTTCCAAGAGTTGGAGGAGTATAGGTTAAATAAAATATTTGAGAAACAAGTTGAATTGCATCCTGATGAAATTGCAATATATGCTGAAGATGGAGATTATACATTCAGCGAAATAAATACCAGAGCAAATAAAATAGCTAATGCACTTATTAAACGAGGTGTTGGAGCGGAAGACAAAGTGATGTTTATATTAAAACGTGACAGTAATGTTTTCGCTTCCATATTTGGTATTCTAAAATCAGGAGCCGCTTTCATACCTGTGGATTCAGATTATCCTAAAGACAGGGTTGAACATGTTTTAACTGACAGTGACGCTAAATTTATCATTATTGACGATATTGTTGATATTAAAAATATTGATTTAAGCGAATATTCAGACAACCTTATACAAATTTCAGAATTGCTTGAGGAGACTGATGACTCTAACCCGGACCCTGAGTTAAAAGGTGACAATCTCGCATATATCATCTACACTTCCGGTTCAACCGGTCTTCCAAAAGGTGTAATGATAGAACACAGAAACCTCGCAAACTTCGTCTATCCTGATCCTAGAAGTGTTTATACTTATGAATTAGCAACTAATGGTAAAAAAGAAGGATATATAGCTTTATCTATTTCCACAGTTGCATTTGACATGTTACATCAAGAAACAATGACAGCATTAATGAATGGAATTCCAATCGCATTTGCCAATGATGTTGAATATAAGGATTCTTTAGCATTATGTGAATTAATTAAAAGGACTGGTGCAAACGTTTATAGTGGAACTCCATCACGTCTATTACATTATTTTGAATTAGAAGATTTAGGTAAAGAATTTTCTAAATTTAAGATTTTATCTATTGGTGGAGAAGGATTCCCTCCACAATTACTGGATATTTTGGATAATCTTGATGCTAAAGTCTATAATATGTATGGACCTACTGAAACAACAGTTGTCTGTAATGCACACCTGATTGATGATGGAAAACTCAATATAGGTAAACCTTATTTCAATGTTTTTGAAAGCATTATGGATTTAGATGGAAATCCTCTGCCTCCAAATGTAATGGGTGAATTGTATATTGCAGGAGGGGGTGTTTCAAGAGGTTATCTTAATCGCCCAGAAAATAATGCAAAAGCATATGTGGAAATTAATGGAATTAGATTCTACAGGTCCGGAGATTATGCTAAAGTGGATGAAGATGGAAATATTTCTATCCATGGACGTTTAGATAATCAAATTAAATTAAGAGGTTTGAGAATAGAAATTGGTGAAATCGAATCAGTTATCTCTGAATTTGAACCTATTAACTCTGTTGCCGTAGTTGTTAAAAAGATTAAAAATAATGATCATTTGTGCGCATATTTCACAGTTAATGAAAAATATAAAGCTAAATATCGTGATTCAAATGAATTTTCATTTGATATTGAAGAATTAAAAGCTGTTCTTTCTGAAAAATTAACATATTATATGGTTCCTACAGTTTATATGGAATTAGATGAAATGCCGCAAACTTTAAACGGCAAAACTGATTTGAAAAATCTCCCTGAGCCGGAATTAATCTCAGAGTATGTCGCCCCTAAAAATGAAGTTGAAGGATTCTTTGCAAACGTATTTGCAGAAATTTTGGATCTTGATGAAGTAAGCGTAACCGATAATTTCTTTGAAATTGGTGGTACTTCTCTTCTTGTAACTAAAATTACAATGGAGGCTTTAAATAGGGGTTATGAATTAACTTATGGTGATGTATTTAAAAATCCTACTCCAAGATTGCTTTCAGAACTGATTTCATCAAATCATTTCACAGAATCTAGTGAGGAAATCAAATATGATTATTCAGGCATTGACAACTTGTTAAAGAAAAACAATCTAACCTCATTTATAAATGGTGAATTGGAAGATGATTTAGGTGATGTCTTATTAACCGGAGCTACTGGATTTTTAGGAATTCACGTTTTAAGAGAACTTTTAGAAAGTGAGACAGGTAAGATTTATTGTTTATTAAGATCCAAAGCACATTTATCTGCTACTGATAGACTTAAATCTTTAGTATTCTATTATTTTGAAGATAGCGTTGATGAAAACATATTTGATGAAAGAGTAGAAGTAATTGAAGGAGACATTACTGACTTCAAGTATTTTGAAAATATCGTCTCATTAAATATCGATACTGTTGTCAATTGTGCTGCAAATGTAAAGCATTTCTCATCTGGAACTGATATTGAAGATATCAATTTAGGTGGGGTAATTAATGGATTGAAATTCGCTAAAATGAAAAATGCCAAATACGTTCAAGTTTCAACATATAGTGTTGCTGGAGAAAGTATTAATAATTTCCCACCATTGGATGTTGCTTTTACTGAAAACGACTTGTTCATTGGTCAGGGAATTGATAATCAGTATATTAGCAGCAAATTCCTGGCCGAAAGGGCAGTGCTTGAAGCTGCTGTAGAAGACGATTTGGATGTTAAAATAATGAGAGTAGGTAATTTGATGGCCAGAAGCTCTGATAGTGAATTCCAAATCAATTTCGAATCTAATGGATTTATCAATCGTTTAAAAGCATTCATTACTATGGGCAAAATGCCATATGAAATGCTTTCAAATAATGTGGAATTCAGTCAGATCGACAGGACTGCAAAATCAATTATTGCATTGGCTAAAACACCGAAAGATTGTGTTGTTTTCCATCCGTACAATTCCCACAATATTACTTTTGCAGATATAATTGAGATAATAAGGCCTTTAGGTTTAATAATCGACCCTTGTGAAGATGAAGAATATGAAAATGCTTTAAAAGAGGCATTGGCAGATAAATCCAAACAGGATGGTGTTTCAGGTTTAATAACTTCAGTCGGATCAGGTAAAGTTAAAAAACAATGGTTGGCTGTTGACAATAATTATACAACACAGGTATTATATCGTTTAGGAATTAATTGGCCTTTAATTTCTGAAAAATATATTTATACCTTTGTCAAATACTTGGATGATTTAGACTTCTTTAATGTGGGCGATTAA
- a CDS encoding STAS domain-containing protein → MEITKNYNEKELTLNIEGRIDTITSQELDKEIQDEMGNFDSLTLDFSDVEYISSAGLRVLISTQKKLKADDIPFVITNVNDTIGEIFRMSGFDKILKIE, encoded by the coding sequence ATGGAAATAACAAAAAATTACAACGAAAAAGAATTAACATTGAATATTGAAGGCCGTATCGATACTATCACATCACAAGAGTTAGATAAAGAAATTCAAGACGAAATGGGTAATTTCGACTCATTAACCTTAGATTTTTCTGATGTAGAATACATTTCAAGTGCTGGACTTAGAGTTCTAATTTCAACACAAAAGAAATTAAAAGCAGATGACATTCCATTTGTTATTACAAATGTTAACGACACAATCGGTGAAATATTTAGAATGTCCGGTTTTGATAAAATCTTAAAGATAGAATGA
- a CDS encoding MATE family efflux transporter: MWAIKLYVRNYKLLSGKFREFFFPTLLTSMTGNICMVVDSIIISNLIGAMALSAIQPVIPLSTSVNLVYWMIGLGGSVLCSIAKAEFDTERSNRIFSVSIIALLVFGILVAILGTLFSSQVVQVLCSSPQIQPFVLQYYSVYVLGMPFLCYIMSLSYFIRTDGLVNLPFRALLLSNVINIIFDIIFIGVFNLGISGAAWATIVGYIFGCTYMSTYFFNSQRTLEFISVKAKTFVSVLSDICKSGFSGASTQLYLTIKIFVINTLITLYIGQSGLAAFNICYNSLFILYMFLIGTAQTMSPIVSVYYQEEDYQSVDYIRNKSLKIVLTSSLIFSLLLIVYPQILLVLFHVKNPADVPIVLNAVRIYAISYVGIAITFLYTFYAQAIQQNNLSNTISLLEGVVFPVAFACALSYLFGANGIWISFTIAEILTILYIFVYSKHINKKTGGEFTGFFINKHNDESKVFAHTINGNINEAVDLARDVQEHLSGNKSATLVGLAIEEMLVNIININEKVDTIDVIVRNNEDNILISVKDTGIDFNPVIENDDLEFDNISILNKIAEKIDYSRVLGLNSTVITIKNS, from the coding sequence ATGTGGGCGATTAAATTGTATGTCCGTAATTATAAATTATTAAGTGGTAAATTTAGGGAATTTTTCTTCCCTACACTTCTCACCTCTATGACAGGGAATATATGTATGGTTGTAGACTCCATTATCATCAGTAATCTGATAGGAGCTATGGCATTATCAGCTATTCAACCGGTTATTCCACTAAGTACTTCCGTTAATTTAGTTTATTGGATGATAGGTTTAGGTGGAAGTGTATTATGTTCAATTGCAAAAGCAGAGTTCGATACTGAAAGAAGCAATAGAATATTTTCGGTTTCGATAATAGCCTTACTTGTGTTTGGAATACTGGTAGCGATTTTAGGCACACTATTTTCAAGTCAGGTTGTACAGGTGCTGTGTTCCTCACCGCAAATTCAACCTTTTGTTTTACAGTATTATAGTGTTTATGTTTTAGGAATGCCATTTCTATGTTATATTATGAGTTTATCATACTTTATCAGAACCGATGGATTGGTGAATTTGCCGTTTAGGGCATTATTATTGTCTAATGTAATCAATATCATATTTGATATTATTTTCATTGGAGTATTTAATTTAGGCATTTCTGGTGCCGCATGGGCGACAATTGTGGGTTATATTTTTGGTTGCACTTATATGTCCACATATTTCTTCAATTCACAAAGAACATTGGAATTTATTTCTGTTAAAGCAAAAACATTTGTATCTGTTCTTTCAGATATTTGCAAGTCCGGATTTTCAGGTGCATCAACACAATTGTACCTGACTATAAAAATCTTTGTAATAAATACTCTAATTACATTATACATAGGACAATCCGGTTTGGCAGCTTTCAATATATGTTATAATAGTTTATTCATTCTTTACATGTTTTTAATCGGTACAGCACAAACAATGTCCCCTATTGTGTCCGTCTATTACCAGGAAGAGGATTATCAAAGTGTTGATTATATAAGGAATAAATCTTTAAAGATTGTTTTGACTTCAAGTTTAATATTCTCTTTGCTGCTTATTGTCTATCCTCAAATTTTATTAGTCTTATTCCATGTTAAAAATCCTGCAGACGTTCCTATTGTATTGAATGCGGTTAGAATATATGCAATTAGTTATGTGGGAATAGCAATTACATTCTTATATACTTTTTATGCTCAAGCTATCCAGCAGAATAATCTATCTAATACAATATCCCTACTTGAAGGGGTCGTATTCCCTGTAGCATTCGCATGCGCATTATCATATTTATTTGGCGCTAATGGAATTTGGATTTCTTTCACAATAGCAGAAATACTTACAATATTGTATATATTTGTTTATTCAAAACACATTAATAAAAAGACTGGTGGAGAATTCACTGGTTTCTTTATTAACAAACATAATGATGAATCAAAAGTATTTGCCCATACAATTAACGGTAATATTAATGAGGCCGTTGACTTGGCGAGGGATGTCCAAGAGCATCTGTCCGGAAACAAATCTGCGACCTTAGTTGGTTTGGCTATTGAAGAAATGCTTGTCAACATCATTAACATTAATGAAAAGGTTGATACTATTGATGTGATTGTTAGAAATAATGAGGATAACATTTTGATTTCGGTAAAAGATACTGGAATTGACTTTAATCCTGTTATCGAAAATGACGATCTTGAATTTGACAATATCAGCATTTTGAATAAGATTGCCGAAAAGATTGATTATTCAAGGGTATTGGGTTTAAACAGTACTGTAATCACAATCAAAAACTCATGA
- a CDS encoding alpha/beta hydrolase fold domain-containing protein has translation MSNKKSFVAKIEEAILRFTKPDYMDSKEKAEEFLKNKSSSNPPKSIFKSIDCDGVQIFTFGDENAKNTILYVHGGAYIGEINYQHLLYCILLSRKLDAHVLAPVYPLAPLHKAEETYGIITGLYKRLIQRNNIILMGDSAGGGFIHSFCQYLKTVNLPQPDKIITFSPWVDISMSNPPYNSKDDPILGEIGLKEIGKSWAGDLNTQDYRVSPLFGDNTNLADTLVFAGENEIFYSDIKKYVENLKKDGVNVKLVTGCELFHIYPLFPIPEAKDAFKEIRNEIMG, from the coding sequence ATGTCAAATAAAAAATCGTTTGTTGCAAAAATCGAAGAAGCTATTTTAAGGTTTACCAAACCAGATTATATGGATTCAAAGGAAAAGGCAGAGGAATTTTTAAAAAACAAATCTTCTAGCAATCCTCCCAAAAGCATTTTCAAAAGCATTGATTGCGATGGAGTGCAGATTTTCACTTTTGGAGATGAAAATGCTAAAAACACCATTCTATATGTGCATGGCGGAGCCTACATTGGTGAAATAAATTACCAGCATCTCCTATATTGCATTTTGCTGTCACGAAAATTGGATGCTCATGTGCTAGCTCCTGTTTATCCGCTCGCTCCTTTGCATAAAGCGGAGGAAACTTATGGAATCATAACTGGATTATACAAAAGGTTAATCCAAAGGAATAATATTATATTGATGGGTGACTCTGCAGGCGGAGGATTCATACACTCTTTTTGCCAATATTTAAAAACAGTAAATCTGCCTCAGCCCGATAAAATAATAACATTTTCGCCATGGGTCGATATTTCAATGAGCAATCCTCCCTATAATAGCAAAGATGATCCGATTTTAGGCGAAATCGGACTTAAGGAAATCGGCAAATCATGGGCAGGAGATTTGAACACTCAAGATTATAGGGTAAGCCCGTTATTCGGAGATAATACAAACCTGGCCGATACATTGGTATTTGCCGGAGAAAACGAAATATTTTATAGTGACATTAAAAAATACGTTGAAAATCTTAAAAAAGATGGAGTTAATGTAAAACTAGTAACCGGTTGTGAATTATTCCATATTTACCCATTGTTCCCTATTCCTGAGGCAAAGGATGCATTCAAAGAAATAAGAAATGAGATAATGGGATAG